The DNA region GGCAGTGCTACGGGGCCGATATGACTATATCGAGACACCTGAAGCCGCATGACAAGGAACGCTATTGCTATATGCAAAAGCTGTCCATGTGCGACTTCGCTTGTTTCAGGTCATGCGGCCCCGTTCTCTTTAGTCCTTTCCGGCTCTCCGTAGCGGAAAGGAAAAGAGATGTTTCAATGGGAATCGTATGCGGACAAGTATCCGTAGCCTCCGACACCGGCAGCCCAACACAAACATACTATTTGGAGGATTGAAATGGATACGAACAAGAAGAACGGGTTTGTGCTTGTAAACGGCAGCTATCAGGAAGCGCCGACAAACGAGCTTGTAGAGAACGGCAGATGGAAGCCCGGATATGAGAACCGGCGCTTTGTGAAGCTCCACGGCTATCTGCTGGAAGTGGATGAGAAAACCTATCGTGACTACCAGCGGCAGCGCCGGAGGGAAAAGTATCTTGCCGAGGAAGCAGAACTGCACAATGAGTTTTCATATAACGCCGCTGACTGTGCTGAGTATTCCGGCGAGGAACTCATCGTCGATATTCTCACCAACGTCGAAGATGAAGTCATCCATAACATGATGGTCGAGATGGTTGCTGACGCAGTAGAGAACCTGCCAAGTAGCGACTATGACCTTATCCACGCGCTGTACTTCGATGGTTTAACGGAACGGGAGTACCAAGATAAAAGCGGACTTCCGCAAAAAACGATCAACAACCGTAGGCGGCGCATACTCAGGTATCTAAAAAAAGTTGTCGGAGATGAAAAATAAAATGGCTCAAACCCCGTTTTTTTCGGCTTTAGAAGTGAGAGGACTTTTCTTCTTTCGCCGAACCTTGACAACTTCATATACGTTTTTACAGGCACAAACCCCGCGTGATAGCGAAACAAGCCGCGCCGCGATGACAGTGGAAACACCAGAGCGATCAGCGTATAGGCTTGACCCCGGACAGGCAATCCGGGCGCGATGACAGCGCGGAAGATAATGAAACTTGCTCACGCCCGCCCACAGACTTGAGGCGGAGTCCTGTGATGTGCGCCAGCCCTACAAGCAGCGGCATCATGGAACTATGACAGTCTCGCCAGAGACGGCCTGTAAAGACCCCAGTTGTCGGGGAGGCGTGGCAAATACGACATCTATTCAACTTCTGCGGGGAAACCCGTCTTTCGTTATGGAAAGGAGAAAACATTGAATACTATCCTCTCAACTAAAGACGCATATAACCTGATGCTCAAAGAGTACCCGGACGTGCTCGACATCAATCAGATGTCCGCTGCTCTCGGCGTCAGTACGAAAACCGGCTACCAGCTTCTCCGAAACGGAGAGATCACTTGCCTCAAGGTCGGACGCAGCTATCGTATTCCGAAAGCCCACTTGCTGACCTATCTCAAAATCGGGTCTGAAGTCAGGCAGGCTATGTGAACGCGACAAACTTGAGATTACCTACCGCTTGGCATATTATGTTCTTGTCAACGGTAGGTTGTCTCCGGCTGCCAAGTAAAGGAGGTACAGATTATGGTAGCAGGACACCTACAAGAGAAAAAAGGCTTGTTTTACATCGTTCTCAGTTACAGCGACAGAGACGGCAAGCGAAAGACTAAATGGGTTCCGACAGGATTGCCTATCAAGGGCAACAAGCGGAAAGCCGAGACAATGCTTCAAGAAGCACGAAAGACCTTTGTGGCCGACTATGTTCCCGTCGCGGAGGATATGCTCTTTGTCGATTACCTCACCGAATGGCTGGAGATAGCCAAGGGGTCAGTCGCATTGACCACCTACGCATCGTATTCCTCGATGGTTAAGAATACGATAATCCCGTACTTTAAGCCCAAGGAGTTGACCCTGATTGGCTTGCAGCCGCGAGACATTCAGGAGTTCTATACCCAACAGCTCAAACGGGTTAAGGCGAGCAGCGTCATTCACTACCATGTGATAATCCATCGTGCTTTGAAGTATGCGGTCAGGACAGACCTTATCCCTACAAACCCCGCCGACAAGATTGACCGCCCCAAGATGGAACGGTTCGTCGGCAGCTTCTACGACAGCGATGAGATGAACAGTCTTTTTGAAGCAGCGGCGGGAACAAGGCTTGAACTGCCTATCCTGTTGGGCGCTTTCTACGGACTGCGCCGGAGCGAGGTCATCGGCCTTAAATGGGACGCGATTGACTTTGCCAACGAAACCATTACCATTCGCCACACCGTCACTACTTGCAACCTCGATGGGAAACAGGTATTAGTCGCTTCGGACACCACGAAAACAAAGTCGAGCATGAGAACGCTTCCCCTTGTGCAAGTGTTCAAGGAACGATTGCTCGATGTCAAGGCCAAGCAGGAGCAGAACATGAAACTCTGCGGGCGCTCATACAACAAGGATTATCTCGGATACATCTGCGTGGATGAGATGGGAAACCTCCTAAAGCCCGGTTATCTGACTACATCGTTTCCGCTGCTGCTTGAAAAGAACGGTTTGAGGAAAATCCGTTTTCACGATCTTCGGCATAGCTGCGCGAGTTTGCTGCTTGCCAATGGCGTACCAATGAAGCAGATACAGGAATGGTTAGGACATAGCGATTTCTCCACGACGGCCAATATCTACGCGCACTTGGATTTCAATTCCAAGATTTCTTCGGCACAGGCCATGATAACAGGGCTGAAAATGCCTGAGGCGCAACCCGCGATGGGTATGACCGCCGCTTTGCCGGAATGAACGGCAAAGCCAGTTCTCTCCTTAGAGTGGAGAGAACTGGCTCCGAAAAAGCAAAAAAGCGATTTCCCTCAAAAAAGGGAAACCGCTTGATTGCTTGGCGGAGAGGGTGGGATTCGAACCCACGTGGGATTGCTCCCAAACTGATTTCGAGTCAGCCCCGTTATGACCGCTTCGATACCTCTCCGTATCTATCTTCAACATCAATTCTCAAAGGTTTGCGCTTTGGAGAGAACTGATGGAGAGAACTCACCGTATTTTGTTTTCAACTACCCGGCAGAAACCCCGCCGTATCAAGGTTTTTCAGCCCTGCGCTTCCAAACACCGCATTTGATTTCGAGTCAGNNNNNNNNNNNNNNNNNNNNNNNNNNNNNNNNNNNNNNNNNNNNNNNNNNNNNNNNNNNNNNNNNNNNNNNNNNNNNNNNNNNNNNNNNNNNNNNNNNNNGTATCAAGGTTTTTCAGCCCTGCGCTTCCAAACACCGCATTTGATTTCGAGTCAGTCCCGTTATGACCACTTCGATACCGCTCCGTATATTTCTCACATCAGCTCACCTCGGAAATTGGAGAGAACGGATGGGGAGAACGAGTAAAATATGAAATTGTGAAACCCCGAAAAACCCAGTAATATCAAGGCTTTCCGAGAAGAGGCTTACGAAAAACGGTTTTGATTTCGAGTCAGCCCCGTTATGACCGCTTCGATACCTCTCCGTATCTATCTTCAACATCAATTCTCAAAGGTTTGCGCTTTGGAGAGAACTGATGGAGAGAACTCACCGTATTTTGTTTTCAACTACCCGGCAGAAACCCCGCCGTATCAAGGTTTTTCAGCCCTGCGCTTCCAAACACCGCATTTGATTTCGAGTCAGCCCCGTTATGACCACTTCGATACCTCTCCGTATTAATTTTTCACCGGACGTTATGACCACGATGGCTTGCTTTAGCAAGCCGTTTGAGCCGGTAGTTACCGGCGGTTTTTGATTTTATCATATTCTTCGGTTGGTGTCAATATCTTTAAAAGGCATATTCGTTGAATCTCAAATAATGGAAACAGAGGAATTTACAATATTTGTCGAATATTTGCCCGATTTTTATTGCACTTTGTGAACGATTGTGGTACAATAAATGCGGGTAAAATGACAGGAATGAAATCCGGGTCGTTTACCCGGCACATATAACCGGCCAATTGAAGATTTTTAAAAATCAATTGGATGCCTTTGAAAGGGGTGTTTTTATGGATCCCATGATCTGGGTGTGGGCCGGTGTTTTCGTGGTAACCTTGCTTGTCGAGGGTATATCCGCCGGACTGATCAGCATCTGGTTTGCCGCCGGTGCTTTAATCGCCGGTATCGCAACGTTGCTCAGTGCACCGTTGTGGCTTCAGATCGTCTTGTTCATCGTGGTTTCCGGTGTAACTTTGGTTGCAACACGGCCTTTGGCGCGCAAACTGCGAGAGCAAAAAGAACCGACTAACGCCGACCGCAATATCGGCGCCGAAGCGGTTGTCTTGACGCCGATTGAACCGCATACGATGGGTACCGTTAATGCCAACGGTCTCGTTTGGAACGCGGTCGACATCGACGGCGGAAGCATTTCCGCCGGGGAAGTCGTCATCGTTAAAGACATGCAGGGCACGAAACTGTTTGTCAAGAAGCAGTCGTGAGAAATTCATCACGACGGGCAAGCAGTTATAACAGACAGGAGGATTACTTATGATTTATGCAGCTATCGGCGTCGGCGGCGGCATCGCAATCGGTATTGTCGCCCTTTTCGTTTTGATTATTTTAGTGTCGAACATTAAAGTCGTTCCGCAGGCACATGCCTTCGTCATCGAGCGACTCGGCGCATATTACACCACCTGGCAGACCGGTCTTCACGCGAAGATTCCGTTCTTTGACCGCGTCTCTAAAAAGGTCTCTTTGAAAGAGCGTATCGTCGATTTCCCGCCGCAGCCCGTTATCACCAAAGATAACGTCACGATGCAGATCGACACAGTCGTCTATTTCCAGGTC from Oscillospiraceae bacterium includes:
- a CDS encoding NfeD family protein, producing MDPMIWVWAGVFVVTLLVEGISAGLISIWFAAGALIAGIATLLSAPLWLQIVLFIVVSGVTLVATRPLARKLREQKEPTNADRNIGAEAVVLTPIEPHTMGTVNANGLVWNAVDIDGGSISAGEVVIVKDMQGTKLFVKKQS
- a CDS encoding site-specific integrase; this encodes MVAGHLQEKKGLFYIVLSYSDRDGKRKTKWVPTGLPIKGNKRKAETMLQEARKTFVADYVPVAEDMLFVDYLTEWLEIAKGSVALTTYASYSSMVKNTIIPYFKPKELTLIGLQPRDIQEFYTQQLKRVKASSVIHYHVIIHRALKYAVRTDLIPTNPADKIDRPKMERFVGSFYDSDEMNSLFEAAAGTRLELPILLGAFYGLRRSEVIGLKWDAIDFANETITIRHTVTTCNLDGKQVLVASDTTKTKSSMRTLPLVQVFKERLLDVKAKQEQNMKLCGRSYNKDYLGYICVDEMGNLLKPGYLTTSFPLLLEKNGLRKIRFHDLRHSCASLLLANGVPMKQIQEWLGHSDFSTTANIYAHLDFNSKISSAQAMITGLKMPEAQPAMGMTAALPE
- a CDS encoding sigma-70 family RNA polymerase sigma factor; this encodes MDTNKKNGFVLVNGSYQEAPTNELVENGRWKPGYENRRFVKLHGYLLEVDEKTYRDYQRQRRREKYLAEEAELHNEFSYNAADCAEYSGEELIVDILTNVEDEVIHNMMVEMVADAVENLPSSDYDLIHALYFDGLTEREYQDKSGLPQKTINNRRRRILRYLKKVVGDEK
- a CDS encoding helix-turn-helix domain-containing protein: MNTILSTKDAYNLMLKEYPDVLDINQMSAALGVSTKTGYQLLRNGEITCLKVGRSYRIPKAHLLTYLKIGSEVRQAM